One window of Nymphaea colorata isolate Beijing-Zhang1983 chromosome 11, ASM883128v2, whole genome shotgun sequence genomic DNA carries:
- the LOC116264491 gene encoding anthocyanidin 3-O-glucosyltransferase 2-like — MGVTIVMFPGPLESHSVPMIELSNRLLRHHADLNITILLSRNAATRPLTPRLSFIELPYVEPSTGAQMNLAETLIGHVDRLKPVVADALASILNTNVAVPAFVVGMFGTTMIDVAADLGVPAYIFFTTSATGLGVFLHLPVVDSKYKEDEWRAHMEGIDVAGLHMVPPLDFISVLGYKQSPAYTWFLNSSRQYVKAQGIIVNSFNDLETKALEALAQGAYLPAGHTMPSIYPVGPLLGLDGRQAEFADHPCIKWLDGQPNSSIVFLCFGGMGTFSTEQAREIALGLELSGHGFLWSLRVQSGSKETDLQAALPDGFLERTKSLGLVWTESAPQVSILAHPAVGGFVTHCGWNSVLETMWFGVPMVGWPLYAEQRLNAFVLAKELGILCGRLKKEEDDDEALVEAKDVGETVRRLMEEEEGRRAREKTLRMKELGRKAVEEGGSSYANLALLVNQWTCASNSQS, encoded by the coding sequence ATGGGGGTGACCATAGTGATGTTTCCTGGACCCTTGGAAAGCCACTCGGTCCCCATGATCGAGCTCTCCAACCGCCTTCTCCGCCACCACGCCGACCTCAACATCACCATTCTCCTCAGCCGCAATGCCGCTACCCGGCCTCTCACCCCTCGCTTGAGCTTCATCGAGCTCCCATACGTTGAGCCCTCGACTGGTGCACAGATGAATCTGGCGGAAACCCTCATCGGCCATGTTGACCGGCTAAAACCCGTGGTCGCCGATGCTCTTGCTTCCATCCTAAATACAAACGTTGCAGTCCCGGCCTTCGTTGTTGGTATGTTCGGAACCACCATGATCGATGTCGCCGCCGACCTCGGGGTGCCGGCATACATCTTCTTCACCACCAGCGCCACCGGACTCGGTGTCTTTCTTCACCTTCCAGTGGTAGACTCGAAGTACAAGGAAGATGAGTGGAGGGCGCACATGGAAGGAATTGATGTTGCAGGCCTGCACATGGTGCCGCCGCTGGACTTCATCTCTGTCCTTGGGTACAAGCAGAGCCCAGCGTACACTTGGTTCCTTAACAGCTCAAGACAATACGTTAAGGCTCAAGGAATCATTGTGAATTCTTTCAATGACCTGGAGACAAAGGCTCTAGAAGCCTTGGCCCAAGGCGCGTACCTGCCCGCGGGACACACCATGCCATCCATATACCCAGTCGGGCCCTTGCTCGGGCTTGACGGCAGGCAGGCCGAGTTTGCAGACCACCCTTGCATCAAGTGGCTCGACGGCCAGCCGAACTCGTCCATCGTTTTCCTATGTTTTGGCGGCATGGGCACCTTCTCGACCGAGCAGGCTAGGGAAATTGCTCTGGGTCTGGAACTTAGCGGGCATGGGTTTCTGTGGTCACTCAGGGTTCAGTCGGGATCGAAGGAAACAGATCTACAGGCGGCGCTGCCGGATGGGTTCCTGGAGCGAACCAAAAGTCTGGGCCTGGTCTGGACGGAGTCGGCCCCGCAGGTATCGATCCTGGCTCACCCAGCAGTGGGCGGGTTTGTGACTCACTGCGGATGGAACTCGGTACTGGAGACCATGTGGTTCGGGGTGCCGATGGTCGGCTGGCCGCTCTATGCGGAGCAGCGTCTCAATGCGTTTGTGCTGGCAAAGGAGCTGGGAATTCTGTGCGGGCGGCtgaagaaggaggaggacgacGACGAAGCGTTGGTGGAGGCGAAAGATGTGGGAGAGACAGTGAGAAGGCtgatggaagaggaagagggtaGAAGGGCGAGGGAGAAAACTTTGAGGATGAAAGAGTTGGGAAGGAAAGCTGTGGAGGAAG